A genomic stretch from Telopea speciosissima isolate NSW1024214 ecotype Mountain lineage chromosome 7, Tspe_v1, whole genome shotgun sequence includes:
- the LOC122667949 gene encoding aldehyde dehydrogenase family 3 member H1-like, with protein sequence MRNAGVELVRDCRYSCRAQSPSLTVMADEMLFNQKERFDRDAAASLVKELRGTFCSGKTKSYEWRLAQIKGILRMLVEKERDIIEALQKDLSKPEAEAYVAEISMAKSSCNHTLKELKHWMTPEKAQTSFTTFPSSAEIVPEPFGVVLIIAPWNYPFLLAIDPVIGAIASGNSVVLKPSEIAPATSSLFGKYLEEYVDNSAIRVVEGAINETTALLEQKWDKLFYTGNGKVGRIIMAAAAKHLTPVVLELGGKSPAVVDSNINLVVAARRIVSGKWGSNNGQTCVSPDYVITTKTFAPTLIDALKHALEEFFGKDPLQSKDISRIVNSNHYARLSKYLDEDKVSSKIIHGGQRDEKQLKISPTILLDVPEDTQIMNEEIFGPLLPIVTVDKVEDSYEVINSRSKPLAAYLFTNDKKLQEEFVRTISAGGMLINDTILHLANPSLPFGGVGESGIGSYHGKFSFEAFSHKKAVMYRGFSGDASARYPPYTPRKQKLVRALLEGNIFGIILALVG encoded by the exons GTACTCCTGTAGAGCTCAATCTCCATCTCTCACTGTCATGGCGGACGAGATGTTGTTCAATCAGAAGGAAAGATTTGATAGAGATGCGGCTGCTTCGTTAGTGAAAGAGCTCAGAGGTACGTTCTGTTCTGGTAAGACGAAGAGCTACGAGTGGAGACTGGCACAGATAAAGGGTATCTTGAGAATGCTAGTCGAAAAGGAGAGGGACATCATCGAAGCTCTCCAGAAGGACCTCTCCAAGCCTGAGGCCGAAGCTTATGTCGCTGAG ATTTCGATGGCAAAGTCCTCGTGTAATCATACACTTAAGGAATTAAAACATTGGATGACACCAGAAAAG GCCCAGACTTCATTTACGACCTTCCCATCATCTGCTGAAATTGTGCCGGAACCATTTGGTGTTGTTTTGATCATTGCACCTTGGAATTATCCTTTCT TGTTAGCTATTGATCCAGTTATTGGTGCTATTGCGTCTGGCAATTCAGTGGTCTTAAAACCATCAGAAATTGCTCCAGCAACATCCTCACTTTTTGGAAAGTATTTGGAAGAGTATGTGGACAACTCTGCCATAAGAGTTGTTGAGGGGGCTATCAATGAAACAACTGCACTGCTGGAGCAAAAGTGGGATAAATTATTCTATACAG GTAATGGAAAAGTGGGACGTATCATTATGGCTGCTGCTGCAAAGCACCTCACACCTGTTGTTTTGGAGCTCGGAGGAAAATCTCCTGCTGTTGTTGATTCAAACATCAACTTAGTG GTTGCGGCCAGACGGATAGTTTCAGGCAAGTGGGGAAGCAATAATGGACAAACCTGCGTTTCTCCAGATTATGTCATAACCACAAAAACTTTTGCTCCTACATTG ATTGATGCTTTAAAACATGCATTAGAGGAATTTTTTGGAAAGGACCCATTGCAATCAAAGGATATCTCCCGTATTGTGAATTCCAACCATTATGCACGCTTATCAAAGTACTTAGATGAGGATAAGGTTTCCAGTAAGATCATTCATGGAGGTCAAAGGGATGAGAAACAGCT AAAAATTTCCCCAACCATCTTACTGGATGTTCCAGAAGACACTCAAATCATGAATGAGGAGATTTTTGGGCCCTTACTTCCCATTGTCACG GTTGACAAGGTGGAAGATAGCTATGAAGTTATTAACTCAAGATCAAAGCCTCTTGCTGCATATCTCTTCACTAATGATAAGAAGCTTCAGGAGGAGTTTGTGAGAACGATTTCTGCAGGAGGGATGCTCATCAATGACACGATTCTGCAT CTTGCAAATCCCTCTTTACCTTTTGGAGGAGTTGGTGAGAGTGGTATTGGTTCTTACCATGGTAAATTTTCATTTGAAGCATTTAGCCACAAGAAGGCAGTTATGTACCGAGGTTTTAGTGGGGATGCATCAGCAAGATACCCACCATACACCCCTAGAAAACAGAAATTGGTGAGGGCCCTTCTTGAGGGTAACATATTTGGCATAATTCTTGCTTTGGTCGGATGA